The Xanthomonas sp. CFBP 8443 genome has a window encoding:
- the ftsH gene encoding ATP-dependent zinc metalloprotease FtsH: MNDLTKNLLLWVVVAVVLMVVFNSFSPRLAGGAGNDTVTYTQFLKEVDSGRVKSVDFTDDTGLSVTAIRFKRSDGSESTVYGPRDDKLVDVLYSKNVEMTRQKPANGPSFWSLVLNFLPVILIIGFWLFIMRQMQGGGGGAKGAMSFGKSRAKLQGEDQIKITFADVAGCDEAKEEVGELVDFLRDPTKFTKLGGKIPRGVLMVGPPGTGKTLLAKAIAGEAKVPFFSISGSDFVEMFVGVGASRVRDMFEQAKKHAPCIIFIDEIDAVGRHRGAGLGGGHDEREQTLNQLLVEMDGFEGGEGVIVIAATNRPDVLDPALLRPGRFDRQVVVGLPDVRGREQILKVHMRKLPLADDVEPMVIARGTPGFSGADLANLCNEAALFAARETVKEVRMDHFDRARDKILMGAERRSMAMSEEEKTLTAYHEAGHAIVGRLVPEHDPVYKVTIIPRGRALGVTMYLPEGDKYSINRVAIQSQLCSLYGGRVAEELIFGTDKVTTGASNDIERATKMARNMVTKWGLSDELGPIAYGEEDDEVFLGRSVTQHKSVSDDTARRIDEVVRSILDKAYAKTTQILTENLDKLHVMANLLLEYETIDVPQIDAIMEGRDPPPPVGWSKSGKDGGNDKGNSRPLPPIAGPAEQL, from the coding sequence ATGAACGACTTGACCAAGAATCTGTTGCTGTGGGTAGTCGTCGCCGTCGTGCTGATGGTGGTGTTCAACAGCTTCTCACCGCGCCTGGCCGGCGGCGCCGGCAACGACACCGTGACCTACACCCAGTTCCTCAAGGAAGTGGATTCCGGGCGGGTGAAGTCGGTCGACTTCACCGACGACACCGGGCTGTCGGTGACCGCGATCCGCTTCAAGCGCAGCGACGGCAGCGAGAGCACGGTCTACGGGCCGCGCGACGATAAGCTGGTCGACGTGCTGTACAGCAAGAACGTGGAGATGACCCGGCAGAAGCCGGCCAATGGCCCGAGCTTCTGGTCGCTGGTGCTGAACTTCCTGCCGGTCATCCTGATCATCGGCTTCTGGCTGTTCATCATGCGCCAGATGCAGGGCGGCGGCGGCGGCGCCAAGGGCGCGATGTCGTTCGGCAAGTCGCGCGCCAAGCTGCAGGGCGAGGACCAGATCAAGATCACCTTCGCCGACGTCGCCGGCTGCGACGAGGCCAAGGAAGAGGTCGGCGAGCTGGTCGACTTTCTGCGCGATCCGACCAAGTTCACCAAGCTCGGCGGCAAGATCCCGCGCGGCGTGTTGATGGTCGGTCCGCCCGGCACCGGCAAGACGCTGCTGGCCAAGGCCATCGCCGGCGAAGCCAAGGTGCCGTTCTTCAGCATTTCCGGCTCGGACTTCGTCGAGATGTTCGTCGGCGTCGGCGCCAGCCGCGTGCGCGACATGTTCGAGCAGGCCAAGAAGCACGCGCCGTGCATCATCTTCATCGACGAGATCGACGCGGTCGGCCGTCACCGCGGCGCCGGCCTGGGCGGCGGTCACGACGAGCGCGAGCAGACCCTGAACCAGTTGCTGGTGGAAATGGACGGGTTCGAGGGCGGCGAAGGCGTGATCGTGATCGCCGCGACCAACCGTCCTGACGTGCTGGATCCGGCGCTGCTGCGCCCGGGCCGTTTCGACCGCCAGGTGGTGGTCGGCCTGCCGGACGTGCGCGGCCGCGAGCAGATCCTGAAGGTGCACATGCGCAAGCTGCCGCTGGCCGACGACGTCGAGCCGATGGTGATCGCGCGCGGCACCCCGGGTTTCTCCGGCGCCGACCTGGCCAACCTGTGCAACGAGGCGGCGCTGTTCGCCGCGCGCGAGACGGTCAAGGAAGTCCGCATGGACCACTTCGACCGCGCCCGCGACAAGATCCTGATGGGCGCCGAGCGCCGCTCGATGGCGATGAGCGAGGAAGAGAAGACGCTGACCGCCTACCACGAGGCCGGCCACGCGATCGTCGGCCGCCTGGTGCCGGAGCACGATCCGGTCTACAAGGTCACGATCATTCCGCGCGGGCGTGCGCTGGGCGTGACCATGTACTTGCCGGAAGGCGACAAGTACTCGATCAACCGCGTCGCGATCCAGTCGCAGCTGTGCTCGCTGTACGGCGGCCGCGTCGCCGAAGAGCTGATCTTCGGCACCGACAAGGTCACCACCGGCGCCTCCAACGACATCGAGCGCGCGACCAAGATGGCGCGCAACATGGTCACCAAGTGGGGCCTGTCCGACGAGCTGGGGCCGATCGCCTACGGCGAGGAAGACGACGAGGTGTTCCTGGGGCGCTCGGTCACCCAGCACAAGAGCGTGTCCGACGACACCGCGCGGCGCATCGACGAAGTGGTGCGTTCGATCCTCGACAAGGCCTATGCGAAGACCACGCAGATCCTGACCGAGAATCTGGACAAGCTGCATGTGATGGCCAACCTGCTGCTGGAGTACGAGACCATCGACGTGCCGCAGATCGACGCGATCATGGAAGGCCGCGATCCGCCGCCGCCGGTGGGCTGGAGCAAGTCCGGCAAGGACGGCGGCAACGACAAGGGCAATTCGCGGCCGCTGCCGCCGATCGCCGGGCCGGCCGAGCAGCTTTAA
- the folP gene encoding dihydropteroate synthase, with protein MFDTSPSLDCGGRRLLLDRPRVMGIVNVTPDSFSDGGAHATVEAAVAHGLRLAEEGADLLDIGGESTRPGATPVPVEEELRRVIPVIERLAAQTALPLSVDTFKPEVMRAAVAAGAGMINDVQALRRPGALDAAAQLQVPVVLMHMPADAYAAGSAPHYDDVVGEVHRFLAERIFAAEMAGIDKRRLLVDPGFGFGKGTADNLQLLAQLSRLVELGVPVMAGLSRKRSIGELTGRTAPEQRVAGSVAAHLLAAQRGALLLRVHDVAATVDALKVWQALAAVPLPRAGAAPAAIRWPDED; from the coding sequence ATGTTCGACACTTCGCCGAGCCTGGATTGCGGCGGACGCCGCCTGCTGCTGGATCGCCCGCGGGTGATGGGCATCGTCAACGTCACCCCCGACTCGTTCTCCGACGGCGGCGCGCATGCGACGGTGGAGGCCGCCGTCGCGCACGGGCTGCGCCTGGCGGAGGAGGGCGCCGACCTGCTCGACATCGGCGGCGAATCGACCCGCCCCGGCGCCACCCCGGTGCCGGTGGAAGAGGAATTGCGGCGGGTCATCCCGGTGATCGAGCGGCTGGCGGCGCAGACCGCGTTGCCGTTGAGCGTGGACACCTTCAAGCCGGAAGTGATGCGCGCGGCGGTCGCCGCCGGTGCCGGCATGATCAACGACGTCCAGGCTCTGCGCCGGCCCGGCGCGCTGGATGCGGCGGCGCAGCTGCAGGTGCCGGTGGTGCTGATGCACATGCCCGCGGACGCCTACGCCGCGGGCAGCGCGCCGCACTACGACGACGTGGTCGGCGAGGTGCACCGGTTCCTGGCCGAGCGCATCTTCGCCGCGGAAATGGCCGGCATCGACAAACGCCGCTTGCTGGTCGATCCGGGCTTCGGCTTCGGCAAGGGCACCGCCGACAACCTGCAACTGCTGGCGCAGCTGTCGCGCCTGGTCGAACTCGGCGTGCCGGTCATGGCCGGGCTGTCGCGCAAGCGCAGCATCGGCGAGCTGACCGGACGCACCGCGCCGGAGCAACGCGTGGCCGGCTCGGTGGCGGCGCACCTGCTGGCGGCGCAGCGCGGCGCGCTGCTGCTGCGCGTGCACGACGTCGCCGCCACGGTGGACGCGTTGAAGGTCTGGCAGGCGCTGGCGGCGGTGCCGCTGCCGCGCGCCGGCGCCGCGCCCGCCGCGATCCGCTGGCCGGACGAGGACTGA
- the miaA gene encoding tRNA (adenosine(37)-N6)-dimethylallyltransferase MiaA codes for MAADRRPRAIALMGPTASGKTAAAIALAERYGGEIVSVDSALVYRGLSIGAAKPDAQQLARVPHHLLDLRDPWQPYSAAEFAVDARAALDAIVARGRLPILAGGTGLYFRALLEGLAPMPPADPQLRAALAERGQAEGWAALHAQLRQVDPLAAQRIRPGDAQRIQRALEVFQLSGRPISEWQAQPGPPRLPLRVLKLVLAPAERALLHRRIELRFDAMLAQGFLDEVRALRALPAMRQAAQPLELPAVRAVGYRQAWEHLDGASDAATFRERAIFATRQLAKRQLTWLRGELDARWFDPERDGARLDGAVADFLG; via the coding sequence ATGGCGGCGGACCGGCGCCCGCGCGCGATCGCGCTGATGGGCCCCACCGCGTCCGGCAAGACCGCCGCGGCGATCGCCCTGGCCGAGCGCTACGGCGGCGAGATCGTCAGCGTCGATTCGGCGCTGGTGTACCGCGGCTTGAGCATCGGTGCGGCCAAGCCCGATGCGCAGCAGTTGGCGCGGGTGCCGCACCATCTGCTGGACCTGCGCGATCCTTGGCAACCGTATTCGGCCGCCGAGTTCGCGGTGGACGCGCGCGCCGCGCTGGACGCGATCGTCGCCCGCGGCCGCCTGCCGATCCTGGCCGGCGGCACCGGGCTGTATTTCCGGGCGCTGCTGGAAGGCCTGGCGCCGATGCCGCCGGCCGATCCGCAACTGCGCGCGGCGCTGGCCGAACGCGGACAGGCCGAAGGCTGGGCGGCGCTGCATGCGCAGCTGCGGCAGGTCGATCCGCTGGCCGCGCAGCGGATCCGGCCCGGCGATGCCCAGCGCATCCAGCGTGCGCTGGAGGTATTCCAGCTCAGCGGCCGCCCGATCAGCGAATGGCAGGCGCAGCCGGGGCCGCCGCGGCTGCCGTTGCGGGTGCTGAAGCTGGTGCTGGCGCCGGCCGAGCGCGCGCTGCTGCACCGGCGCATCGAACTGCGCTTCGACGCGATGCTGGCGCAGGGCTTCCTCGACGAGGTGCGTGCGCTGCGCGCGCTGCCGGCGATGCGCCAGGCGGCGCAGCCGCTGGAGCTGCCGGCGGTGCGCGCGGTCGGCTATCGCCAGGCCTGGGAACACCTGGACGGCGCCAGCGACGCGGCGACGTTCCGCGAGCGCGCGATCTTCGCCACCCGCCAGCTGGCCAAGCGGCAGCTGACCTGGCTGCGCGGGGAGCTGGACGCGCGCTGGTTCGACCCCGAACGCGACGGCGCGCGTCTGGATGGGGCGGTGGCGGACTTTCTCGGCTGA
- the hfq gene encoding RNA chaperone Hfq: MSKGQSLQDPFLNALRRERVPVSVYLVNGIKLQGTIESFDQFVVLLRNTVSQMVYKHAISTVVPARNVRVGPGGGYVQQNEGGSAEDDEAE; this comes from the coding sequence ATGTCCAAGGGGCAATCCTTGCAGGATCCTTTCCTGAACGCGCTGCGTCGCGAACGGGTGCCGGTTTCGGTGTACCTGGTCAACGGCATCAAGCTGCAGGGTACCATCGAGTCCTTCGACCAGTTCGTGGTGCTGTTGCGCAATACCGTGAGCCAGATGGTCTACAAACACGCCATTTCCACCGTGGTGCCCGCGCGCAACGTGCGCGTCGGACCGGGCGGTGGCTATGTGCAGCAGAACGAGGGTGGCAGTGCGGAAGATGACGAAGCCGAGTAG
- the hflX gene encoding ribosome rescue GTPase HflX — protein sequence MFDRSRRGEHALLIQPYAGGPVEDDVLEEFADLARSAGATIAATLTARIDKPSPSTLIGSGKLEEVKAAAEATGADLILVNHALSPGQERNLEKYLERRVIDRTGLILDIFAQRARSHEGKLQVELAQLRHMATRLIRGWTHLERQRGGSIGLRGPGETQLETDRRLLQKRVEQLQKRLEKVEVQHTQMRRARVRSELPRIAVVGYTNAGKSTLFNAMTGAEAYAADQLFATLDPTVRRIALPGGNAMLADTVGFVRNLPHELVAAFRSTLSEAREADFLLHVVDAADPLREERIAQVDEVLHAVGAGDLPQLLVFNKIDRIEGADVRHDAQDGVPDAARRERVWISARDGRGLDLLQSVLGQRLGLQHVQGSLRLPSSAGRLRSQLHQLQVIRSEQADEDGWLLQVDIPITEAERLAASADGAPIRALLPPREEEEWQQR from the coding sequence GTGTTTGACCGTTCCCGCCGCGGCGAGCATGCATTGCTGATCCAGCCCTACGCGGGAGGACCGGTGGAGGACGACGTGCTGGAGGAGTTCGCCGATCTGGCGCGCTCCGCCGGTGCCACGATCGCCGCCACGCTGACCGCGCGCATCGACAAGCCGAGCCCGTCGACGCTGATCGGCAGCGGCAAGCTGGAAGAGGTCAAGGCCGCGGCCGAGGCGACCGGCGCCGACCTGATCCTGGTCAATCACGCACTGAGCCCGGGCCAGGAGCGCAATCTGGAGAAATACCTGGAGCGGCGGGTGATCGACCGCACCGGGTTGATCCTGGACATCTTCGCGCAGCGCGCGCGCAGCCACGAGGGCAAGCTGCAGGTCGAGCTGGCGCAGCTGCGGCACATGGCCACGCGGCTGATACGCGGTTGGACCCACCTGGAGCGTCAGCGCGGCGGTTCGATCGGCCTGCGCGGCCCCGGCGAAACCCAGCTGGAAACCGATCGCCGCCTGCTGCAGAAGCGGGTCGAGCAGCTGCAGAAGCGGCTGGAAAAGGTCGAGGTGCAGCACACCCAGATGCGCCGTGCGCGGGTGCGCAGCGAACTGCCGCGGATCGCGGTGGTCGGCTATACCAACGCCGGCAAGTCGACCCTGTTCAATGCGATGACCGGCGCCGAGGCCTACGCCGCGGACCAACTGTTCGCGACGCTGGACCCTACCGTGCGCCGCATCGCGCTGCCTGGCGGCAATGCGATGCTGGCCGACACCGTCGGCTTCGTGCGCAACCTGCCGCACGAACTGGTCGCCGCGTTCCGTTCGACCCTGTCCGAGGCGCGTGAGGCCGACTTCCTGCTGCATGTGGTCGATGCGGCCGACCCGCTGCGCGAGGAGCGCATCGCCCAGGTCGACGAGGTGCTGCACGCGGTCGGCGCCGGCGATCTGCCGCAGCTGCTGGTGTTCAACAAGATCGACCGCATCGAAGGCGCCGACGTGCGCCACGACGCGCAGGACGGCGTGCCCGACGCCGCGCGCCGCGAACGCGTCTGGATCTCGGCGCGCGACGGACGCGGCCTGGACTTGCTGCAGAGCGTGCTCGGCCAACGCCTGGGCCTGCAGCACGTGCAGGGCAGCCTGCGCCTGCCGTCCAGCGCCGGTCGCCTGCGCTCGCAACTGCACCAGCTGCAGGTGATCCGCAGCGAGCAGGCCGACGAGGACGGTTGGCTGCTGCAGGTGGACATCCCGATCACCGAGGCCGAGCGCCTGGCCGCCAGCGCCGATGGAGCGCCGATCCGCGCGCTGCTGCCGCCGCGCGAGGAAGAGGAATGGCAACAGCGTTAG
- a CDS encoding CinA family protein: protein MNVPTDSQLLQLATALSDQLRTTRERLVTAESCSGGWIAKAMTDISGSSDWFDCGMVAYSYEAKQALLGVRPQTLEHHGAVSRETVIEMVSGALVNSGASIAVAVTGIAGPGGGSADKPVGTVWVGWKRRGGYASAQLFHFDGDRDAVRRQTVAAALRGLGALL from the coding sequence ATGAACGTCCCCACCGATTCGCAACTCCTGCAGCTCGCCACTGCGCTCAGCGACCAGCTGCGCACCACGCGCGAGCGCCTGGTCACCGCCGAGAGCTGCAGCGGCGGCTGGATCGCCAAGGCGATGACCGATATCTCCGGCTCCTCGGACTGGTTCGACTGCGGCATGGTCGCCTACAGCTACGAAGCCAAGCAGGCGTTGCTCGGCGTGCGTCCGCAGACGCTGGAACACCATGGCGCGGTCAGCCGCGAGACGGTGATCGAGATGGTGTCCGGCGCGCTGGTCAATTCCGGCGCCAGCATCGCGGTGGCGGTGACCGGCATCGCCGGTCCCGGCGGCGGCTCCGCCGACAAACCGGTCGGCACCGTGTGGGTGGGCTGGAAGCGGCGCGGCGGCTACGCCAGCGCGCAGCTGTTCCATTTCGATGGCGATCGCGACGCGGTGCGCCGGCAGACCGTCGCCGCGGCGCTGCGCGGACTCGGCGCGCTGCTGTGA
- a CDS encoding AarF/UbiB family protein, giving the protein MWEALSTVRDLGRLQEIASVLIRYGFGDVVRRIGMADVLERAGRLLHWHNAEEMLRMSAPQRVRRALQDLGPTFVKLGQVLATRVDLLPPEWIDELGELQNAAPALPYEQILPQLIEALGEAPSAIFAQVEEAPLAAASLAQTHRAWLHDGTPVVMKVRRPGIRDVIEADLRLLARLAEIVEARAADLKRYHPAEVVHQFTLSLRRELDFAGECRNAERIAANFQGHDQIVIPRVHWQWTCETLNVQDFVAGIGGRDLAGVDAAGLDRRRLARVGADIVLKMVLEDGCFHADPHPGNIFYLPGERIAVIDFGMVGRISEQRRYQVVQLLHGLVTQESESVADVLLEWTDGDVEIDEARLQLEIAGFVDQYRGVPLKELRIGAMLGDVTAILRQHALALPADLALMIKTFLTLEGVGRQLDPDFDMASAAAPYLERVMLQRFAPRAMAKRGRRTVLGALELLGDLPRDTRRLLQAARRGRLQLNVETTSLKGFGDQVNRAANRLTMGIVTAALIIGSSIVMNSVGGVSSRWLLAIGVGGFIGAALSGVWILISIWRSGR; this is encoded by the coding sequence ATGTGGGAAGCGCTGAGCACGGTCCGCGACCTGGGGCGATTGCAGGAAATCGCCTCGGTGCTGATCCGCTACGGATTCGGCGACGTGGTCCGCCGCATCGGCATGGCCGACGTGCTGGAGCGCGCCGGGCGCCTGCTGCACTGGCACAACGCCGAGGAAATGCTGCGCATGTCCGCGCCGCAGCGGGTGCGGCGCGCGCTGCAGGATCTCGGCCCGACCTTCGTCAAGCTCGGCCAGGTGCTGGCCACGCGCGTGGACTTGCTGCCGCCGGAGTGGATCGACGAACTCGGCGAATTGCAGAACGCGGCGCCTGCGCTGCCCTACGAACAGATCCTGCCGCAGCTGATCGAGGCGTTGGGCGAAGCGCCGTCGGCGATCTTCGCCCAGGTCGAGGAAGCGCCGCTGGCCGCCGCCTCGCTGGCGCAGACCCACCGCGCGTGGCTGCACGACGGCACGCCGGTGGTGATGAAGGTGCGCCGCCCCGGCATCCGCGACGTGATCGAGGCCGACCTGCGGCTGCTGGCGCGGCTGGCGGAGATCGTCGAGGCGCGTGCGGCCGACCTCAAGCGCTACCACCCGGCGGAGGTGGTGCACCAGTTCACCCTGTCGCTGCGGCGCGAGCTGGACTTCGCCGGCGAATGCCGCAACGCCGAGCGCATCGCCGCCAATTTCCAGGGCCACGACCAGATCGTGATCCCGCGCGTGCACTGGCAGTGGACCTGCGAAACCCTCAACGTGCAGGACTTCGTCGCCGGCATCGGCGGGCGCGATCTGGCCGGGGTCGATGCCGCCGGGCTGGACCGGCGCCGGCTGGCGCGCGTCGGTGCCGACATCGTGTTGAAGATGGTGCTCGAGGACGGCTGTTTCCACGCCGATCCGCACCCCGGCAACATCTTCTACCTGCCGGGCGAGCGCATCGCGGTGATCGATTTCGGCATGGTCGGGCGCATCTCCGAGCAGCGCCGCTACCAGGTCGTGCAACTGCTGCACGGGCTGGTCACGCAGGAGTCCGAGTCGGTCGCCGACGTGCTGCTGGAATGGACCGATGGCGACGTCGAGATCGACGAGGCGCGGCTGCAGCTGGAGATCGCCGGGTTCGTCGACCAGTACCGCGGCGTGCCGCTGAAGGAACTGCGGATCGGCGCGATGCTCGGCGACGTCACCGCGATCCTGCGCCAGCACGCGCTGGCGCTGCCGGCCGACCTGGCGTTGATGATCAAGACCTTCCTGACCCTGGAAGGGGTAGGGCGCCAGCTCGATCCGGACTTCGACATGGCCAGCGCCGCGGCGCCGTACTTGGAACGGGTGATGCTGCAGCGCTTCGCCCCGCGCGCGATGGCCAAGCGCGGCCGCCGCACCGTACTCGGCGCGCTGGAACTGCTCGGCGACCTGCCGCGCGATACCCGCCGGCTGCTGCAGGCGGCGCGGCGCGGGCGGCTGCAGCTCAACGTCGAAACCACCTCGCTGAAGGGCTTCGGCGACCAGGTCAACCGCGCCGCCAACCGGCTGACCATGGGCATCGTCACCGCGGCATTGATCATCGGCTCGTCGATCGTGATGAACAGCGTCGGCGGCGTCTCCAGCCGCTGGTTGCTGGCGATCGGCGTGGGCGGCTTCATCGGCGCGGCGCTGTCGGGCGTATGGATCCTGATCTCGATCTGGCGCAGCGGGCGCTGA
- the lexA gene encoding transcriptional repressor LexA, with protein sequence MELTETQQAILDLIAERIEHDGAPPSQTEIARAFGFKGVRAAQYHLEALEQAGAIRRIPGQARGIRLVTGAAAPAPAPQVDSADILRLPVLGRVAAGLPIGADIGSDDFVVLDRVFFSPAPDYLLKVQGDSMRDEGIFDGDLIGVHRTRDARSGQIVVARIDEEITVKLLKIGKDRIRLLPRNPDYAPIEVLPDQDFAIEGLYCGLLRPNR encoded by the coding sequence ATGGAACTGACCGAAACCCAGCAAGCGATCCTCGACCTGATCGCCGAGCGCATCGAACACGACGGCGCACCGCCGTCGCAGACCGAGATCGCCCGCGCCTTCGGCTTCAAGGGCGTCCGCGCCGCCCAATACCATCTGGAAGCCCTCGAGCAGGCCGGCGCGATCCGGCGCATACCGGGCCAGGCGCGCGGGATCCGGCTGGTGACCGGCGCGGCCGCACCGGCGCCGGCGCCGCAGGTCGACAGCGCCGACATCCTGCGCTTGCCGGTGCTGGGGCGGGTCGCTGCCGGTCTGCCGATCGGGGCGGACATCGGCTCGGACGACTTCGTGGTGCTGGACCGGGTGTTCTTCTCGCCGGCGCCGGACTATCTGCTGAAGGTGCAGGGCGACTCCATGCGCGACGAAGGCATCTTCGACGGCGACCTGATCGGCGTGCACCGCACCCGCGACGCCCGCTCCGGACAGATCGTGGTGGCGCGGATCGACGAGGAGATCACGGTCAAGCTGCTGAAGATCGGCAAGGACCGCATCCGCCTGCTGCCGCGCAACCCGGACTACGCACCGATCGAGGTCCTGCCCGACCAGGACTTCGCGATCGAAGGCCTGTATTGCGGGCTGCTGCGGCCCAACCGCTGA
- the recA gene encoding recombinase RecA, translating into MDENKKRALAAALSQIEKQFGKGSVMRMGDRVIEAVEVIPTGSLMLDIALGIGGLPKGRVVEIYGPESSGKTTLTLQAIAECQKKGGTAAFIDAEHALDPIYAAKLGVNVDELLLSQPDTGEQALEIADMLVRSGSVDIVVVDSVAALTPKAEIEGEMGDQLPGLQARLMSQALRKLTGNIKRSNTLVVFINQLRMKIGVMMPGQSPEVTTGGNALKFYASVRLDIRRIGAIKKGDEIIGNQTKIKVVKNKLAPPFKQVITEILYGEGISREGELIDMGVEAKLVEKAGAWYSYGSERIGQGKDNSRQYLRDNPQVAAKLESELREKFQPTEIAPSAAEAEDADADAEA; encoded by the coding sequence ATGGACGAGAACAAGAAGCGCGCGCTCGCCGCTGCCCTGAGCCAGATCGAGAAGCAGTTCGGCAAGGGCTCAGTGATGCGGATGGGCGATCGCGTCATCGAAGCCGTGGAAGTGATTCCGACCGGCTCGCTGATGCTGGACATCGCGCTGGGCATTGGCGGCCTGCCGAAGGGCCGTGTGGTCGAGATCTACGGCCCGGAATCCTCGGGCAAGACCACGCTGACCCTGCAGGCCATCGCCGAGTGCCAGAAGAAGGGCGGCACCGCCGCGTTCATCGACGCCGAACATGCGCTGGACCCGATCTATGCGGCCAAGCTGGGCGTCAACGTCGACGAGTTGCTGCTGTCGCAGCCCGATACCGGCGAGCAGGCCCTGGAAATCGCCGACATGCTGGTGCGCTCGGGCTCGGTCGACATCGTCGTGGTCGACTCGGTCGCCGCGCTGACCCCGAAGGCCGAGATCGAAGGCGAGATGGGCGACCAGCTGCCGGGCCTGCAGGCCCGCCTGATGAGCCAGGCGCTGCGCAAGCTGACCGGCAACATCAAGCGCTCCAACACGCTGGTGGTGTTCATCAACCAGCTGCGCATGAAGATCGGCGTGATGATGCCGGGCCAGAGCCCGGAAGTGACCACCGGCGGCAACGCGTTGAAGTTCTACGCCTCGGTGCGCCTGGACATCCGCCGCATCGGCGCGATCAAGAAGGGCGACGAGATCATCGGCAACCAGACCAAGATCAAGGTGGTCAAGAACAAGCTGGCGCCGCCGTTCAAGCAGGTCATCACCGAGATCCTGTACGGCGAAGGCATCAGCCGCGAAGGCGAGCTGATCGACATGGGCGTGGAAGCCAAGCTGGTCGAGAAGGCCGGTGCCTGGTACAGCTACGGCAGCGAGCGCATCGGCCAGGGCAAGGACAATTCGCGCCAGTACCTGCGCGACAACCCGCAGGTGGCGGCGAAGCTGGAAAGCGAGCTGCGCGAGAAGTTCCAGCCTACGGAAATCGCGCCGAGTGCGGCCGAAGCCGAGGATGCCGACGCCGACGCCGAGGCGTGA
- the recX gene encoding recombination regulator RecX, translated as MGDDEQAQEPRRRRRQPEQTPLQKALGLLVRREHSRKELTRKLRVRGVEPDAAAAAVDRLAGEGWQDDGRFAELLVRSRANTGYGPLHIRAELGTHGLDSEAVATAMAAFEGDWTENARDLVQRRFGAAGPVDLQQRRKAADLLARRGFDGDSIRAATRYEPED; from the coding sequence ATGGGTGACGACGAACAAGCACAGGAACCGCGCCGGCGCCGCCGGCAGCCGGAACAGACGCCGCTGCAGAAGGCCTTGGGCCTGCTGGTGCGCCGCGAGCATTCGCGCAAGGAACTGACCCGCAAATTGCGGGTGCGCGGCGTGGAGCCGGATGCCGCCGCCGCCGCGGTGGACCGCCTGGCGGGCGAGGGCTGGCAGGACGATGGCCGCTTCGCCGAACTGCTGGTGCGCAGCCGCGCCAATACCGGCTACGGACCTTTGCACATTCGCGCCGAACTGGGCACCCACGGCCTGGACAGCGAGGCCGTCGCCACCGCGATGGCGGCATTCGAGGGCGATTGGACCGAAAACGCCCGCGATCTGGTGCAGCGGCGCTTCGGTGCGGCCGGCCCGGTGGACCTGCAGCAGCGGCGCAAGGCCGCCGATCTGCTGGCGCGGCGCGGTTTCGATGGCGACAGCATCCGCGCGGCCACGCGCTACGAGCCTGAGGACTGA